In Xyrauchen texanus isolate HMW12.3.18 chromosome 13, RBS_HiC_50CHRs, whole genome shotgun sequence, a single genomic region encodes these proteins:
- the LOC127653821 gene encoding green-sensitive opsin-1-like, whose product MNGTEGERFYIPMSNRTGLVRNPFEYTQYYLAQPWKFKAMGIYMFLLIVFGLPINGLTLVVTAQHKKLRQPLNFILVNFAFTGTIMVIFGFTVSFYCSLVGYMALGPLGCMMERLFATPGGQVSLWSLVVLAIKRYIVVCKPMESFKFSSNHAIAGTVFT is encoded by the exons ATGAATGGCACAGAGGGTGAAAGGTTTTACATCCCCATGTCCAACAGGACAGGGCTTGTCAGGAACCCTTTTGAGTACACACAGTACTATTTAGCACAACCATGGAAATTCAAGGCTATGGGCATCTACATGTTTCTACTGATTGTTTTTGGTTTACCAATCAATGGGCTGACATTGGTGGTCACAGCTCAACACAAGAAACTTCGACAGCCTCTCAATTTTATTTTGGTCAACTTTGCTTTTACTGGCACAATTATGGTAATCTTTGGATTCACTGTTTCTTTCTACTGCTCGTTGGTTGGCTATATGGCATTGGGACCTCTTGGTTGCATGATGGAGAGATTATTTGCAACACCTGG TGGTCAGGTTTCTCTTTGGTCTCTGGTGGTGCTCGCTATTAAGAGGTACATTGTGGTCTGCAAGCCAATGGAGAGCTTCAAATTCTCTTCAAACCATGCAATAGCAGGCACTGTTTTCACATAG
- the LOC127653815 gene encoding green-sensitive opsin-1: MNGTEGNNFYIPMSNRTGLVRNPFEYTQYYLAEPWKFKALAFYMFVLIIFGLPINALTLMVTAQHKKLRQPLNYILVNLAFAGTIMVIFGFTVSFYCSLVGYMALGPLACVMEGFFATVGGQVSLWSLVVLAVERYIVVCKPMGSFKFSSNHAIAGIAFTWIMACSCAVPPLLGWSRYIPEGMQTSCGPDYYTLNPEYNNESYVIYMFSCHFCIPVTTIFFTYGSLVCTVKAAAAQQQDSASTQKAEKEVTRMVILMVLGFLLAWVPYASFAAWIFFNRGAAFSAQALAVPAFFSKTSALFNPFIYVMLNKQFRSCMLNTLFCGKSPLGDEESSSVSTSKTEVSSVSPA, from the exons ATGAATGGGACTGAGGGCAACAACTTCTACATTCCTATGTCAAACAGGACAGGGCTTGTGAGAAATCCTTTCGAATATACCCAGTACTATTTAGCAGAACCATGGAAATTCAAGGCTTTGGCTTTTTACATGTTTGTGCTGATTATTTTTGGATTGCCTATCAATGCTCTGACTTTGATGGTAACAGCTCAACATAAGAAACTTCGACAGCCACTCAACTACATTTTAGTCAACTTGGCTTTTGCTGGCACAATTATGGTCATCTTTGGATTTACGGTTTCTTTCTACTGCTCACTTGTGGGCTACATGGCTCTAGGTCCCCTTGCGTGTGTAATGGAGGGTTTTTTTGCAACAGTTGGAG GTCAAGTGTCTCTTTGGTCACTGGTGGTGCTGGCAGTTGAGAGGTACATTGTGGTGTGTAAGCCAATGGGGAGCTTCAAATTCTCTTCGAACCATGCAATAGCAGGCATTGCCTTCACATGGATCATGGCTTGCAGCTGTGCAGTACCCCCACTTTTGGGATGGTCCAG GTATATTCCAGAGGGGATGCAGACATCATGTGGACCGGATTACTACACTCTGAATCCAGAATATAATAATGAATCTTATGTCATTTACATGTTCAGCTGCCATTTCTGCATACCTGTAACCACAATTTTCTTTACCTATGGCAGTCTGGTCTGCACAGTAAAGGCT GCAGCTGCCCAACAGCAGGATTCAGCCTCCACCCAGAAGGCAGAAAAGGAAGTGACACGTATGGTCATCCTGATGGTTTTGGGCTTCCTGCTGGCTTGGGTTCCCTATGCTAGCTTTGCTGCCTGGATATTTTTCAATAGGGGGGCTGCCTTCTCTGCACAAGCTCTGGCAGTGCCAGCCTTTTTCTCCAAGACCTCAGCCCTATTTAACCCTTTCATCTATGTGATGCTCAACAAACAG TTCCGTAGCTGCATGCTGAACACCCTGTTCTGTGGCAAGAGCCCTCTTGGTGATGAGGAGTCCTCATCTGTGTCAACAAGCAAAACGGAGGTGTCTTCTGTGTCTCCTGCATAG